A window of the Desulfobacula toluolica Tol2 genome harbors these coding sequences:
- a CDS encoding hydantoinase/oxoprolinase family protein — MIIGLDVGGTHTDAVLLSSNGIEKKVKVSTDSADLFNTILSCFTKLLDNIDPKHVKRIVISTTLTTNAIVQKNMEPVGIIVSAGPGIDPQAFRIGKHYYCVSGSINHRGREKAPVNKMEIEDIAKKLKKSGIEYVGVISKFCVRNPSHEILIKRILNKYFKKIFLGHHVSGNLNFPRRIVTTHLNAAVFSLYKSFFEAVKKSLAEKGLTIPIQILKADGGTMSLESSMSFPGQTVLSGPAASIMGAIPYAPKKQDAIVLDIGGTTTDIAFLVDKAPLLEPVGIRRGQYKSLIRSLLTDSKGIGGDSTVRVKDKELTIGPDRQGPAMAFGGPEPTLTDALFVLGLMKDGDQENAQKGIHNIAMELGLTDKETADKIFKKCCSVILKKTFEMIDRLNSKPVYTVHEFLEGYKISPRKILILGGPAPYFAKKIEELYHIKTIAVPESSVANAIGAALARTTCEVSLNADTEQGIVTAHEEDFAEPISKTYSDENLIETATTLLKEKAINSGANPDNLTEVEVVEFQKFNIVRNFSPRGKIYRTKMQIKPGLIKGFEKVL, encoded by the coding sequence ATGATTATAGGATTAGATGTTGGCGGTACACATACGGATGCTGTTCTTTTAAGCAGCAACGGTATTGAAAAAAAAGTCAAAGTATCCACAGACTCTGCTGATCTTTTCAATACCATTCTCTCATGCTTTACAAAGCTTTTGGATAATATTGATCCAAAACATGTTAAACGGATCGTGATCTCGACAACACTGACAACCAATGCCATTGTCCAAAAAAATATGGAGCCGGTTGGCATAATTGTCTCGGCAGGCCCCGGGATTGATCCTCAAGCCTTTAGAATCGGAAAACACTATTATTGTGTATCAGGATCAATCAACCACAGGGGAAGAGAAAAAGCTCCGGTAAACAAAATGGAGATCGAAGATATTGCCAAAAAGCTGAAAAAATCAGGCATTGAATATGTTGGTGTGATCAGCAAGTTCTGCGTTCGAAATCCCAGCCATGAAATTCTTATCAAAAGAATTTTAAATAAATATTTTAAAAAAATATTTTTGGGCCACCATGTCTCAGGAAACCTTAATTTTCCCCGCAGGATTGTCACAACCCATTTAAATGCGGCTGTGTTTTCCCTTTATAAATCTTTTTTTGAGGCTGTCAAAAAATCCCTGGCGGAAAAAGGGCTTACCATTCCAATTCAGATCCTAAAAGCTGACGGCGGAACCATGTCCCTTGAGTCGTCCATGTCTTTCCCAGGTCAAACCGTGCTGTCCGGACCTGCCGCCAGTATTATGGGAGCGATACCTTATGCCCCTAAAAAACAGGATGCCATTGTACTTGATATCGGTGGAACAACCACGGATATTGCGTTTCTGGTTGACAAAGCCCCGTTATTAGAACCTGTGGGAATCCGCAGAGGGCAATATAAAAGTTTGATCCGATCCCTTCTAACCGATTCAAAAGGTATTGGCGGCGACAGCACAGTCAGGGTAAAAGACAAAGAATTGACCATTGGACCCGATCGACAGGGACCGGCCATGGCCTTTGGTGGACCTGAACCGACGCTTACAGACGCACTTTTTGTGCTGGGACTCATGAAGGATGGTGATCAAGAAAATGCTCAAAAAGGAATACACAATATTGCAATGGAACTGGGCCTGACCGATAAAGAAACAGCTGATAAAATTTTCAAGAAATGCTGTTCCGTCATTCTTAAAAAAACCTTTGAAATGATTGATAGACTCAATTCCAAACCAGTATATACTGTTCATGAATTTCTTGAAGGCTATAAAATAAGTCCAAGAAAAATACTCATTTTAGGAGGGCCTGCACCCTATTTTGCAAAAAAGATAGAAGAGCTTTATCATATAAAAACGATTGCCGTACCGGAATCTTCGGTGGCAAACGCCATTGGTGCCGCCCTTGCCAGAACCACATGTGAGGTTTCACTGAATGCAGATACTGAACAGGGTATTGTGACAGCCCATGAAGAAGATTTTGCAGAACCCATTTCCAAAACATATTCTGACGAGAACCTTATTGAAACGGCAACAACGCTTTTAAAAGAAAAAGCAATAAATTCTGGTGCCAATCCCGACAATCTGACTGAAGTGGAAGTGGTTGAATTTCAAAAATTCAATATTGTACGGAATTTTTCACCCAGGGGTAAAATATACAGAACAAAAATGCAGATCAAACCCGGATTGATCAAAGGATTTGAAAAGGTTTTGTAA